From one Paenibacillus sp. FSL K6-1330 genomic stretch:
- a CDS encoding ABC transporter permease has translation MLRSMIHRLLMLMITFVLFSLFVFALMRLAPGDPASMMLLEIGAVPEQSLVADLQEQWGLDQSFLQQYMAWVFQIVQGELGHSFMSGEPVLHEIISRLEPTYRLIAGSFVLTIIISIPVGIWLGLNEGSIPDRVVYSLTILGLSVPLYWLAILLMYAFGVIWPVLPVIGSSTLLHYVLPVTAISLVQSVYFIRMVRSYTVQYSKFSYIEAARARGLRNSILYPSYLFRSMLVPVLTLITTSLPSFFGASIITETIFSFPGFSKYMLEAIYRRDFPVIQGSALLVAAFIFVFHFVTDMLYFLADPRIHLDKQRWEL, from the coding sequence ATGCTGCGTTCCATGATCCATCGCCTGCTGATGCTGATGATTACCTTTGTCCTGTTTTCGTTGTTCGTGTTCGCATTGATGCGTCTGGCGCCGGGCGATCCGGCGTCCATGATGCTGTTAGAGATCGGAGCGGTACCGGAGCAGTCGTTGGTGGCTGATCTACAGGAACAATGGGGACTCGACCAATCGTTCCTTCAGCAATACATGGCCTGGGTGTTTCAGATTGTTCAAGGAGAACTGGGACATTCCTTCATGTCGGGGGAACCGGTGTTACATGAAATTATAAGTCGTTTAGAGCCGACGTATAGACTCATTGCAGGCTCTTTTGTACTAACGATCATCATTTCCATACCGGTCGGGATATGGCTGGGGCTAAATGAGGGTTCGATTCCTGATCGAGTCGTATACTCGTTAACCATCTTGGGATTGTCCGTTCCTTTATATTGGCTCGCTATTCTTCTAATGTATGCGTTTGGCGTCATATGGCCCGTCCTTCCGGTTATTGGCAGTTCTACCTTGCTGCATTATGTACTTCCGGTGACGGCCATTTCGCTGGTACAAAGCGTTTATTTCATTCGAATGGTACGTTCCTATACCGTTCAGTACAGCAAATTCTCGTATATCGAGGCTGCAAGGGCCAGAGGTTTGCGTAACTCGATCTTATATCCATCCTATTTATTTCGCTCAATGCTCGTACCGGTCCTGACGTTAATCACGACGAGTCTGCCAAGTTTTTTCGGGGCTTCGATCATAACGGAAACGATCTTTAGTTTCCCTGGGTTCAGTAAATATATGCTTGAGGCTATATATCGCCGTGATTTTCCAGTCATTCAAGGGAGCGCGCTTCTAGTGGCTGCGTTTATCTTTGTGTTTCATTTTGTGACCGATATGCTGTACTTCTTAGCCGATCCACGCATTCATCTGGACAAGCAGAGGTGGGAACTATGA
- a CDS encoding alpha/beta-type small acid-soluble spore protein, which translates to MAQSNNNSNNLVVPRANAALEQLKYEVAQELGISIPQDGYQGNMTSYENGSIGGYITKRLVTLAEQQLAGQFSGQ; encoded by the coding sequence ATGGCACAAAGCAACAACAACTCCAACAACCTGGTTGTTCCTCGCGCAAACGCTGCTCTTGAGCAATTGAAGTACGAGGTAGCTCAAGAACTTGGTATCTCCATTCCACAAGACGGATACCAAGGTAACATGACTTCCTACGAGAACGGTTCGATCGGGGGATACATCACAAAGCGTCTTGTAACCCTGGCCGAGCAACAATTGGCTGGTCAATTCTCCGGTCAATAA
- a CDS encoding ABC transporter ATP-binding protein: MEVIVEVNHLNIRNAEGLTLVNNSSFSLESGKTYCLIGESGSGKTLTSKAMLGLLPANLQMSGDVLLRGQKLNRLSKRNWRKIRGRHIGAIFQHPEQALHPSIPIGKQLSDLMRSHLPVSRYEAEKQAEQMLSQVLLKEPAHVMKRYAHELSGGMNQRVMIAMALLLKPEVIIADEPTSALDVTTQAEIISLMSSLVQELDMSMLFITHDLLLAAYLADRIGVMRAGEIIEQGSPDKVLGQPEHEYTQRLCMHRSQRFLSKGGV; this comes from the coding sequence ATGGAGGTCATAGTCGAAGTAAATCATCTGAACATTCGAAATGCGGAGGGTCTAACTCTGGTGAATAACAGCAGCTTTTCTTTGGAATCGGGGAAGACGTACTGTTTAATCGGAGAGAGCGGGAGCGGTAAAACGTTAACAAGCAAAGCCATGTTAGGGTTGCTTCCTGCTAATCTGCAAATGTCTGGTGATGTCCTGTTACGCGGCCAAAAACTGAATCGTTTATCCAAGCGGAACTGGCGGAAAATCAGGGGGAGACATATAGGTGCCATTTTTCAGCATCCTGAACAAGCCTTGCACCCTTCTATTCCTATCGGAAAGCAATTGAGTGATTTGATGCGGAGCCACTTGCCCGTTTCGAGATATGAGGCTGAGAAGCAAGCGGAGCAGATGCTATCTCAAGTGCTCTTGAAAGAACCGGCACATGTGATGAAACGTTATGCTCATGAGCTGAGCGGCGGAATGAATCAACGTGTCATGATCGCGATGGCGCTGCTGTTAAAACCTGAAGTCATCATAGCCGATGAGCCCACGAGTGCACTCGATGTCACAACACAAGCAGAAATCATATCTCTTATGAGTTCTCTAGTACAAGAACTGGACATGAGTATGTTGTTTATTACGCATGACTTACTCCTTGCCGCTTATCTTGCGGATCGGATTGGTGTCATGCGTGCCGGCGAAATCATTGAGCAGGGAAGCCCGGATAAAGTCCTGGGGCAACCTGAGCATGAATATACCCAACGGTTATGCATGCATCGATCGCAGAGGTTTCTTAGCAAAGGAGGCGTATGA
- a CDS encoding DsbA family protein, whose protein sequence is MGTKLIWRNMHGHSLGHENMQRKGGAYIQRVFSAYYQEEKDIGKVSVLTSLAAELGLDEKEFKQALETRRYQEAHQKALHHAYYESGVRAVPTYIIGNQVLQGFHRTNTIPGTIFRGDHWGRKTPV, encoded by the coding sequence TTGGGGACGAAATTAATATGGAGAAACATGCATGGCCATTCATTAGGTCATGAGAACATGCAGCGCAAGGGAGGAGCATATATTCAACGTGTCTTTAGCGCTTACTATCAGGAGGAAAAAGACATCGGTAAAGTCTCCGTACTAACATCTTTGGCCGCTGAACTTGGTCTGGATGAAAAGGAGTTCAAGCAAGCATTGGAGACAAGACGTTACCAAGAAGCTCATCAGAAAGCGCTGCATCATGCATACTATGAAAGCGGAGTTCGAGCCGTACCCACTTATATCATTGGTAACCAGGTGCTCCAAGGTTTCCACCGTACTAATACGATTCCTGGGACGATTTTCAGAGGGGACCATTGGGGGAGGAAAACACCCGTGTGA
- a CDS encoding ABC transporter permease subunit, which produces MIRLIRVNKLPAAALLFIAILMITGLTAPWVSPYDPLHTNHEQKLLPPSLAHPFGTDYLGRDLFSRVIHGISESVFPVFIVLGVVMLIGLFVGTASAFFGKKLDMFMMSVTDTFTALPNILLTIVIVGFLGFGMEHVYFAVILSWWAKYVRLIRGLIHDVKKEPYIIASRVSGSFGMRTMIRHMIPNIAPQIGTMLILDVSKVILTLSGLSFLGIGAQPPSPEWGVMLLDGINYLQVASWMGFFPGFMIFLTACSFQIVGERLRREK; this is translated from the coding sequence ATGATTCGTCTCATCCGGGTCAATAAACTTCCGGCAGCAGCGTTGCTGTTTATCGCGATTCTTATGATTACAGGACTCACCGCCCCATGGGTTTCACCCTATGACCCGCTCCATACGAATCATGAGCAAAAGCTTCTTCCTCCAAGCCTTGCTCATCCCTTTGGAACGGATTATTTAGGAAGGGACTTGTTCAGTCGCGTGATCCACGGCATCAGTGAATCGGTGTTCCCTGTTTTCATCGTTCTCGGCGTTGTCATGCTGATCGGGCTTTTTGTTGGTACGGCGAGCGCTTTTTTTGGAAAAAAACTTGATATGTTCATGATGAGCGTGACGGATACATTTACGGCATTGCCGAATATCCTGCTCACGATCGTGATTGTCGGTTTTCTTGGTTTCGGCATGGAACATGTCTATTTTGCTGTGATACTGTCCTGGTGGGCCAAGTACGTGAGATTAATACGGGGTTTGATCCATGACGTTAAGAAGGAACCGTATATCATTGCTAGCAGGGTAAGCGGATCCTTTGGAATGAGAACGATGATAAGGCATATGATACCGAATATCGCGCCTCAGATTGGAACCATGCTGATCCTTGATGTAAGCAAGGTGATATTGACATTATCGGGTCTATCCTTTCTAGGGATTGGCGCGCAGCCTCCGTCACCTGAATGGGGGGTTATGTTGCTGGATGGGATAAATTACTTGCAGGTTGCATCGTGGATGGGTTTCTTTCCGGGGTTCATGATTTTTCTGACAGCCTGTTCCTTCCAGATTGTAGGCGAACGGCTAAGGAGGGAGAAGTAA
- the coaE gene encoding dephospho-CoA kinase (Dephospho-CoA kinase (CoaE) performs the final step in coenzyme A biosynthesis.): MNIGLTGGIATGKSTVSSMLTMKGALLVDADLIAREVMLPGHPVLGKVTEHFGQAILFEDGTLNRKKLGEMIFHHPEQRTVLNEITHPAIRQEIRERTEAYERQYPDRLVVADIPLLLEAKEHYSYLDQIAVVYVPRELQLERLMVRDDLNREAAEARLNSQMDIEEKKRLADILIDNSGTLAETQQQVDNLWGRLVRL, from the coding sequence ATGAATATCGGTTTAACCGGAGGAATTGCAACAGGCAAGAGCACCGTGTCCTCCATGTTGACCATGAAGGGAGCACTTCTCGTCGATGCGGATCTCATCGCCCGGGAAGTGATGCTCCCGGGTCATCCGGTGCTGGGTAAAGTGACCGAACATTTTGGACAAGCGATCCTGTTTGAGGACGGTACGTTGAATCGAAAAAAACTCGGGGAGATGATCTTCCATCATCCCGAGCAGAGAACGGTGTTGAATGAGATCACGCATCCGGCGATCCGGCAGGAAATCCGGGAACGGACGGAAGCGTATGAGCGGCAGTATCCGGACCGGCTCGTGGTAGCGGATATACCGCTGCTGCTTGAGGCTAAGGAGCATTATTCTTATCTTGACCAGATCGCTGTCGTTTATGTACCGCGAGAGCTGCAGCTAGAGCGTCTGATGGTGCGCGATGATCTTAACAGGGAAGCGGCAGAAGCGCGTTTAAACAGCCAGATGGATATCGAGGAGAAGAAGCGTCTGGCGGATATCCTTATTGATAACAGCGGAACATTGGCCGAAACACAGCAGCAGGTGGACAACCTGTGGGGCAGGCTGGTTCGGTTATGA
- a CDS encoding dipeptide/oligopeptide/nickel ABC transporter ATP-binding protein, with protein sequence MLQVHQLHKEINGREILKDIQFTIKDGGSLAIVGESGSGKSTLTQLIMALKQPTSGQILFNGRGLPSKGIKSYKEWYRDIQIVFQNSASTLNPSMSLFQCLEEPLINFTDLKKKERKERVMEYSCKVGLHEGLLRNRPGRLSGGQYQRACLAKALIIHPKLLICDEIVSNLDMILQQQIIELLMSFQKEEGLSLLFITHDLSLVPGLCTDILVMKEGKMVEEFRSSSLRHERERDSYTMNLVKSTEMLETAWKQYV encoded by the coding sequence ATGCTTCAAGTGCATCAGTTACATAAAGAAATCAATGGAAGGGAGATTCTGAAAGACATCCAATTTACTATAAAAGATGGAGGCTCTCTGGCCATTGTAGGTGAGAGCGGCAGTGGAAAATCTACGCTGACCCAACTGATTATGGCATTGAAGCAGCCGACATCAGGTCAAATTCTATTCAATGGGCGAGGGTTACCTAGCAAAGGAATTAAATCGTATAAAGAATGGTATCGCGATATTCAGATTGTTTTTCAGAATTCAGCCTCAACGTTGAATCCTTCGATGAGCTTGTTTCAGTGCCTGGAAGAGCCATTAATTAACTTTACAGATTTGAAAAAAAAGGAGCGTAAAGAGAGGGTTATGGAATATTCATGCAAGGTCGGCCTTCATGAGGGCCTGCTCAGAAATCGGCCAGGCAGGCTAAGCGGAGGACAATATCAAAGGGCTTGCCTGGCAAAAGCATTGATCATTCATCCCAAACTATTGATTTGCGATGAAATCGTCTCCAACCTTGATATGATATTACAACAGCAGATCATCGAACTACTTATGTCCTTTCAGAAGGAAGAGGGGTTGTCTCTTCTGTTCATTACGCATGATCTCTCGCTTGTACCCGGATTGTGTACGGATATTTTGGTTATGAAAGAGGGGAAGATGGTCGAGGAGTTCCGTTCTTCTTCCCTCCGTCATGAGAGAGAGCGAGACAGCTACACCATGAATTTGGTTAAATCAACCGAAATGCTTGAAACTGCGTGGAAGCAGTATGTATAA
- the nrdR gene encoding transcriptional regulator NrdR: MKCPYCSYAGTKVLDSRPANENKSIRRRRECEQCSKRFTTFEMVEETPLIVVKKDGSREEFSREKVLRGLIRACEKRPVSVDQLDMIVSDVEKALRNTAAAEVESRQIGELLMERLYPVDEVAYVRFASVYRQFKDINMFMKELKSLLSKGTDVSEL, from the coding sequence ATGAAGTGTCCATATTGCAGTTATGCCGGAACGAAAGTGCTTGATTCCAGGCCGGCCAACGAGAATAAATCCATCCGCCGCCGCAGGGAATGCGAGCAGTGCAGCAAGAGATTCACAACCTTTGAGATGGTGGAGGAAACGCCGCTGATCGTCGTGAAAAAGGACGGAAGCCGCGAAGAATTCAGCCGGGAGAAGGTGCTCCGCGGTTTGATCCGGGCATGCGAGAAGCGTCCGGTATCCGTGGACCAGCTGGATATGATTGTCTCGGATGTAGAGAAAGCACTGCGCAATACCGCAGCAGCAGAGGTGGAGAGCCGCCAGATCGGGGAGCTTCTGATGGAGCGGTTATATCCGGTCGATGAGGTAGCTTACGTCCGCTTTGCATCCGTGTATCGCCAATTCAAGGATATCAATATGTTTATGAAGGAACTGAAAAGCCTGCTGTCCAAGGGTACGGACGTTTCGGAGTTGTAA
- a CDS encoding ABC transporter substrate-binding protein, giving the protein MKTSKLYKVALGMLLVMSFVLSACSLGNEGKTDNGNENASKGPGTAPGEKVTITYWNMFGGGDGAIMNELVKKFNDEHKGKIEVKALTQDWGQFYTKLQTAVAGGNAPDLAVSHTSKLSELVELKIIEPLDPYIDSMGIDLSGFNENMVNATLFNDQQYALPLDAHPLILYYNKKILRELNLLDENEKPIIEPGPEGFNSFLQKIKDGVPKGNVNMLLGSTGEDPYRIWWALYNQLGGEGLFDESGQKVTLNNPQGKQAAEYISSWFESGLIPRNLPKIGETFQAGKGAVMPTGVWFTSTLEGTKGLEFGAIPFPQIYDKPATWIDSHNFILPVQKKGQDENKVKASITFAKWVTDNAAEWSKAGHIPPSTTAVESEAFKNMPYRQDYLQAGNDGVYLPRSPKMWPAKDQLVQALDTIWSGKAPVDKGLDAAVQSMEKLLKR; this is encoded by the coding sequence ATGAAAACTTCCAAGCTCTATAAAGTCGCATTAGGGATGCTGCTTGTTATGTCATTCGTGTTAAGTGCATGCTCATTAGGCAATGAAGGTAAAACCGATAACGGAAATGAAAACGCTTCAAAAGGGCCGGGAACCGCTCCCGGTGAGAAGGTCACCATCACCTACTGGAACATGTTCGGCGGAGGTGACGGCGCCATTATGAACGAACTGGTGAAAAAATTTAACGATGAACATAAAGGTAAAATCGAAGTGAAGGCATTGACGCAGGATTGGGGCCAGTTTTATACCAAGCTGCAAACCGCTGTCGCAGGCGGCAATGCGCCTGATCTTGCGGTATCCCACACGTCCAAATTAAGCGAGCTGGTAGAACTGAAAATCATCGAGCCATTGGATCCATATATCGATTCGATGGGTATTGATCTAAGCGGATTCAATGAAAACATGGTAAACGCAACGTTATTTAACGATCAGCAATATGCCTTGCCGCTGGATGCTCATCCGCTCATCCTGTATTACAACAAAAAAATATTGCGTGAGTTGAATTTGCTGGACGAAAATGAAAAGCCAATCATTGAACCTGGTCCGGAAGGCTTCAACAGCTTTCTGCAAAAAATCAAAGACGGTGTTCCCAAAGGTAATGTGAATATGCTGCTCGGCTCCACAGGCGAGGATCCATACCGGATCTGGTGGGCGCTTTACAACCAGCTTGGAGGAGAGGGCCTGTTTGATGAATCCGGCCAAAAGGTGACGTTAAATAATCCGCAGGGCAAACAGGCTGCAGAATATATTAGCAGCTGGTTTGAGAGCGGCTTGATACCAAGAAACCTTCCTAAAATCGGCGAGACATTCCAAGCGGGGAAGGGTGCTGTGATGCCAACGGGGGTCTGGTTTACGAGCACACTGGAAGGAACAAAAGGACTGGAATTCGGAGCCATTCCTTTCCCGCAAATTTATGATAAGCCTGCAACCTGGATTGATTCACACAACTTCATTTTGCCGGTCCAGAAAAAAGGGCAGGACGAAAACAAGGTAAAAGCGTCGATCACGTTTGCAAAATGGGTGACAGACAACGCGGCTGAATGGTCCAAGGCCGGACATATTCCACCTTCCACAACGGCTGTCGAGTCAGAAGCGTTCAAAAATATGCCTTATCGCCAGGATTATTTGCAGGCTGGCAACGATGGTGTGTATTTGCCAAGATCGCCAAAAATGTGGCCGGCAAAAGACCAGCTTGTGCAGGCATTAGATACGATCTGGTCTGGTAAAGCACCTGTCGATAAAGGATTGGACGCAGCGGTACAAAGCATGGAAAAGCTTCTGAAACGATAG
- a CDS encoding helix-turn-helix domain-containing protein — MLELSIDESERLRKVAHALASEVRINILKLLNHSRENIVDIAEKLDLPVSTVAFNVRVLENAGIIATEVLPASRGTMKVCTRTFDDLRMSLKLTNGIYSPTNLHQIEMPVGCYTDCEIHPTCGLITESGMVQPPDEPAYFFHPSRISAQLIWFSRGYVEYKFPLFSERDVDIKSIQFSMELCSEAFLYDHNWPSDITIWINDVEIGTWTSPGDFGDRRGKLNPPWLPDSHTQYGLLKTWKVDNSGSFLDDVAVSEVNLDDLRLLENKLISLRIGIKPDAEHIGGINIFGKQFGDYDQDIIMRIIY; from the coding sequence ATGTTGGAGTTGTCAATCGATGAATCGGAACGACTGAGAAAAGTGGCACATGCATTGGCTTCGGAAGTCCGGATAAACATTTTAAAGCTTTTGAATCACAGCCGAGAAAATATTGTCGATATTGCTGAAAAATTAGATCTGCCTGTATCGACGGTCGCCTTCAATGTTCGGGTGCTGGAAAATGCGGGCATTATCGCGACGGAGGTACTGCCCGCATCCAGAGGCACAATGAAGGTTTGCACACGAACGTTTGATGATTTACGTATGAGTTTGAAATTAACCAACGGAATCTACAGTCCGACCAATCTGCACCAGATTGAGATGCCCGTTGGCTGTTATACGGATTGCGAAATCCATCCGACATGCGGCTTGATCACTGAATCCGGAATGGTTCAACCGCCGGACGAGCCGGCCTACTTTTTTCATCCGAGCCGAATTTCTGCACAGCTGATCTGGTTTTCCCGCGGATATGTAGAATATAAATTTCCTCTGTTTTCAGAGAGAGACGTAGACATTAAATCCATTCAGTTTTCGATGGAGCTATGTTCAGAAGCATTTCTTTACGATCATAACTGGCCGTCTGATATTACGATTTGGATCAATGATGTAGAAATCGGAACATGGACTTCTCCTGGTGACTTTGGGGACCGCAGGGGAAAGCTGAACCCGCCGTGGCTACCCGATAGTCATACGCAATACGGGCTGCTGAAAACCTGGAAAGTTGATAACTCAGGGAGCTTCCTCGACGACGTTGCTGTTTCTGAGGTGAATCTAGATGATCTCCGTCTGCTCGAGAATAAGTTGATTAGTTTACGAATCGGGATCAAGCCGGATGCAGAGCATATTGGAGGCATCAATATTTTCGGCAAGCAGTTTGGTGATTATGATCAAGATATCATAATGAGAATCATCTACTGA
- a CDS encoding ABC transporter substrate-binding protein: MLGRFRFGVAGLVALSLLMGCSKETDPVPGKAEDKQIVVAVTQDAEGDKLDASTYNGSRHTHAAVYDALVEYEGEGELVPSLAEFWQVSEDGKMYTFHLRNQVQFSDGSPLNSTAVKFSLERAVSREENATLEISRLIANIETPDDDTVVLSFKHTATQVLYELSQARPFRIMSPNSVTPAGDANGTFQQAIGTGPWKIGSYRQGVETILIANEHYWLEEPSAYSLVFRVITDPQARVMALQSGEVDLAGGELGNVPAESLSVFLNNDKYMVETGASTMSYFLVINQNQAFLSDKNIRQAVNYGNDTSKYADGTGDAVRGLFQEKVAFVTDDNQPSYPYNPEKAKQLIEASGYEWNEKKRLYEKGGQVLQLRLVIQTEEYPEWKEMAEIFQDNMKQIGIQIHIVNQERAAYYDTLWGSKDYDLLMYRTYTDAQLPYRFLSSLFHSSPSTPGVAFQDRPLSDLLDQIAATVSVEKQQALFDQVFLRMNEEAMSVPIYYTKQTFVHTSDVIGFAFNAIEDDPLKWHRLKKEDQ, translated from the coding sequence ATGTTGGGGAGATTTAGATTCGGAGTTGCAGGACTTGTCGCATTATCTTTGCTTATGGGGTGTTCGAAAGAAACAGACCCGGTCCCTGGCAAAGCAGAAGACAAGCAAATCGTTGTTGCCGTAACGCAGGACGCTGAGGGAGATAAGCTCGATGCTTCGACCTACAATGGATCAAGACATACGCATGCCGCTGTATATGACGCGCTTGTGGAATATGAAGGAGAAGGGGAGCTTGTTCCCAGCCTGGCTGAATTCTGGCAGGTCTCCGAAGACGGTAAGATGTACACTTTTCATTTAAGGAATCAGGTGCAATTCTCAGACGGCAGCCCATTGAATTCAACGGCGGTTAAGTTTTCCTTGGAGAGGGCGGTCAGCAGGGAAGAGAATGCCACGCTGGAAATATCCCGTTTGATTGCAAACATAGAAACACCGGATGATGACACTGTCGTGCTTTCTTTTAAACATACCGCAACTCAAGTGCTGTATGAGCTCAGCCAGGCAAGGCCGTTTCGGATTATGAGTCCAAACTCGGTAACTCCAGCGGGAGACGCGAACGGAACCTTTCAGCAAGCGATCGGCACGGGCCCTTGGAAAATAGGCAGTTACCGACAAGGGGTGGAGACCATACTGATAGCAAATGAACATTATTGGTTAGAGGAACCGTCAGCGTATTCACTCGTTTTTAGAGTGATTACAGATCCTCAGGCAAGGGTGATGGCGCTGCAATCCGGAGAGGTCGATCTTGCAGGCGGGGAACTTGGTAATGTTCCAGCAGAAAGTCTAAGTGTTTTCCTAAATAACGATAAGTACATGGTGGAGACCGGGGCGAGTACGATGTCCTACTTTTTGGTCATCAACCAAAACCAGGCGTTTCTATCGGACAAGAACATTCGCCAGGCCGTCAATTACGGAAACGATACGAGCAAATATGCCGATGGCACCGGCGATGCCGTCAGAGGATTGTTTCAAGAGAAAGTTGCGTTTGTAACCGATGATAATCAGCCTTCCTATCCTTACAATCCCGAGAAGGCCAAACAACTGATCGAAGCCTCGGGCTACGAATGGAACGAAAAGAAGCGTCTTTACGAGAAAGGCGGGCAAGTCCTGCAGTTGCGGTTGGTCATTCAAACGGAAGAATATCCAGAATGGAAAGAGATGGCGGAGATTTTCCAAGACAACATGAAGCAGATCGGAATCCAAATCCACATTGTGAATCAGGAAAGGGCGGCATACTACGATACGCTGTGGGGCAGCAAGGATTATGACCTGCTGATGTACCGGACCTATACGGATGCTCAACTGCCGTATCGATTCTTATCCTCGTTATTCCACAGCTCGCCATCTACGCCGGGGGTTGCCTTTCAAGATCGTCCTTTGTCGGATTTGCTGGATCAAATTGCGGCTACGGTTTCCGTCGAGAAACAGCAAGCCCTGTTCGACCAAGTGTTTCTTCGAATGAATGAGGAAGCTATGTCGGTACCCATATACTATACCAAGCAAACCTTTGTTCATACGAGCGATGTGATTGGCTTTGCATTCAATGCAATCGAGGACGATCCGTTGAAATGGCATCGCTTGAAGAAAGAAGACCAGTAA
- a CDS encoding lytic transglycosylase domain-containing protein, with translation MRWLRKKRVLLLLFVSFVALLFLSSNWMTLLYPIHYKDEIRKHAAYYEVDPFLVASIIRVETNFKPGKESKRGALGIMQLMPDTANWAMEMAKLPSVNLLNVKNEVDANIQLGTWYIQNLHKEMDGNPIAAIAAYNAGPGNVKNWINKGMWDGTYENVKSIPIGETRHYVQRVIYYYNQYTDVYKDGF, from the coding sequence ATGAGGTGGCTCCGTAAAAAAAGAGTGCTGCTTCTGTTGTTTGTCTCTTTTGTAGCGCTGCTGTTTCTGAGCTCGAACTGGATGACCTTGCTGTATCCGATTCATTATAAGGATGAAATCCGGAAGCATGCCGCTTACTATGAGGTCGATCCCTTCCTGGTGGCTTCCATCATTCGAGTGGAGACGAACTTCAAGCCAGGCAAGGAATCCAAGAGAGGCGCGCTGGGCATTATGCAGTTGATGCCGGATACGGCGAATTGGGCGATGGAAATGGCCAAGCTGCCATCGGTGAACCTGCTGAACGTGAAGAATGAAGTAGATGCGAATATCCAGTTGGGCACCTGGTATATTCAGAATCTGCACAAGGAAATGGACGGCAATCCGATTGCCGCCATCGCCGCTTACAATGCAGGCCCCGGGAACGTGAAGAATTGGATCAACAAGGGCATGTGGGATGGAACCTACGAGAATGTGAAGAGTATTCCTATCGGGGAAACCCGTCACTATGTACAGCGCGTGATTTATTATTATAATCAGTATACAGATGTGTATAAGGACGGCTTTTAA
- a CDS encoding class I SAM-dependent methyltransferase, giving the protein MTEHKLAQQYRDYWDKGAAVYDEIVDTEFATDSYDQWKAILNHQLSGKQNLKILDVGTGPGFFGVLLSWMGHEVTAIDSSSEMVARANKNAKKHNCNFKVIETDIIDYKTEERYDIIISRNVTWFLYNPVAAYQNWHGMLNDGGQVMIFDANWNLFLSNPQEAELFRKAKEEAIDQGYLPYREEKDIEEGDQLALTLPLTYVRRPGWDAEMLRYIGFAKIQVHEGFDADFYRAGEKILNRHRPMFAIVAEK; this is encoded by the coding sequence ATGACCGAGCATAAACTTGCGCAGCAATATCGTGACTATTGGGACAAAGGAGCTGCTGTCTATGATGAAATTGTAGATACGGAATTTGCAACCGACTCCTATGATCAATGGAAAGCGATCTTGAATCATCAGTTATCCGGAAAACAAAATTTGAAAATCCTAGATGTGGGAACAGGTCCCGGCTTCTTCGGGGTTTTGCTTAGTTGGATGGGGCATGAGGTTACCGCCATTGACTCCTCGTCTGAAATGGTGGCTAGAGCTAATAAAAATGCGAAAAAGCACAACTGCAATTTCAAAGTAATAGAAACCGATATTATCGATTACAAGACGGAAGAAAGATATGATATCATCATTTCCAGAAACGTCACCTGGTTCCTATATAATCCTGTTGCCGCATATCAAAATTGGCATGGCATGCTGAACGACGGCGGACAAGTGATGATCTTCGATGCCAACTGGAATTTGTTTTTGAGTAATCCCCAAGAGGCGGAGCTGTTCAGAAAAGCTAAAGAAGAGGCAATTGATCAAGGTTACTTGCCTTATCGCGAAGAGAAGGATATCGAAGAAGGGGATCAATTGGCGCTTACCTTGCCATTGACCTACGTAAGAAGGCCGGGATGGGACGCCGAAATGCTGCGATATATCGGATTTGCCAAAATCCAAGTCCATGAAGGTTTCGATGCCGATTTTTATCGCGCAGGAGAAAAAATTCTCAATCGCCATAGGCCCATGTTTGCCATCGTTGCTGAAAAATAA